A stretch of DNA from Thermodesulfobacteriota bacterium:
CTTCCAGGCCGCGTAGACCATGACGTCCAGCGGGTTGGTAACGACTATGAGGTGCGCGTCCGGGGAGTGTTTTACTATCCCTTCGACGACACTTTTTACGATTTTCGTATTCGTCTCTATAAGGTCCGACCGGCTCATGCCCGGCTTCCTCGGCAGCCCCGCGGTGATGATGACGACGTCCGAGCCGTCGGTGTCCTTATAGTCGTTGGTCCCGGTTATACGGACGTCGAACCCCTCGACGGGCGCGGCCTCCATAAGGTCGAGCGATTTACCCTGGGGCACGCCCTCGACAATGTCCAGAAGCACCACGTCCCCGATCTCCTTAATCGCAAGCCAGAGCGCGGTATGCGCTCCCACATGTCCGGCACCGACAACGGTGATCTTTTTACGTCCCAGGTTACGGCCCAATCTCGCCTCCTTTAAGTAGCTCGGGAACTTAAAAAATTAAATTGCCGGGTACCTGCGGCCCCGGCTCATCCTGTCTAAATCGCCTTAAATTGCCCCTTTATCTATTGTATACTGTATACAGAAAACCTACCTCTGTCAAGAGAATTTTTGGGCCAGAATTTGCTTGACACACCCCGGTTTGCTCTGATACGTTTACAGGGCTAAATCTTAGTGAGTGGTCCGTTTTCTCTAACCCCGCGATATAGTTTGGAAAGTTCACTCTAAGGAGGACCCCCAAAACCATGAAAAAGAACCATCTTCTGACGCCGGGACCAACCCAGGTACCCCCCGAAGCGCTCGGGGCCATGGCCCGGCCGATAATTCACCACAGGACCCCGCAGTTCTCAGCGCTCTTCGGCGAGACCGCGGAGATGCTCAAAGAGGTCTTCCAGACCGGGGAAGACGTACTCATTCTCGCCTCCTCGGGCACCGGGGCCATGGAGGGCTCAATATCGAACCTCTTCTCCCCCGGTGATGAGGTTATCGCCGTAAACGGAGGCAAGTTCGGAGAGAGGTGGGGCAAGATATCCGAGAGCCACGGGCTCAAGGTCCACTGGGTGAACGTCGAGTGGGGAAAGGCCGTGGACCCGGGAATAATAGAGAAACTCCTTAAGGAAAACGCGGAAATACGGGGGGTCCTTACCCAGGCGAGCGAGACCTCCACCACCGTGGCCCACCCGATAAAGGAGCTTGCGGTACTTACCAAGGACCGGGACTGCCTGCTGGTGGTCGACGGCATAACCGCGGTCGGGGTGTTCGACCTGCCGATGGACAAGTGGGGTATAGACGTGCTGGTCTCGGGCTCTCAAAAGGCCTTTATGCTCCCGCCGGGGCTGGCGTTCGCCGCCTTGAGCAAAAAGGCGTGGAAGTTCCGGGAGAGATCAAAATGCCCGAGGTTCTACTTCGACTTCAAGAAGGAGCGGGAAAACCTCGCCAAGCAGACCTCGGCCTATACGCCGGCCGTCTCGCTCGTAGCCGGGCTCAGGGAGTCGCTCGGCATCATGAAGGCCGAGGGGATAAAGAACGTCTTTAAGAGGCACGAGCTCCTGGCCGAGGCCACGCGCAAGGCCGTGGAGGCGCTGGGGCTGAAACTCCTCGCCCCCGAGAGCCCGAGCCCGGCCGTAACCGGCGCGTACCTGCCGGACGGCATGGACGGCGGGAAGTTCGTAAAGTACCTCCGGGACGAGATGGGCGTTACCATCGCCGGGGGGCAGGACCATTTGAAAGGCAAGATAATACGGCTCTCTCACATGGGCTACGTGGACGCCTTCGACGTCATAACAGGTATATCCGCGGTCGAAATGGGGCTAAAGAAGTTCGGACACAAGGTCTCTCTCGGTAAAGGGCTGGCGGCGGCGGAAAAAGTGCTTATAGGGGGTTTTAAATAGATGAAGGTACTCGTAACCGATAACCTCTCGAAGAGGGCGGCCGAAATACTCGCCGCCGCCCCGGGCATAGAGTGCGAGGTGGACAATACGATTACGCCCGAGGAACTCCTGGAGAGGATAGGGGATTACCACGCGCTCGCCGTAAGGAGCAGGACGAAGGTAACGGCCGAGGTGCTGGAGAAGGCCGGAAATTTAAAGGTCGTCGGCAGGGCCGGCATAGGGGTGGACAATATAGACGTCCGGGAGGCCACCCGGCGCGGGGTCGTCGTCATGAACACCCCCGGCGGCAACACGGTTACCACGGCCGAGCACGCGGTCTCCATGATGCTGGCGCTGGCGAGGAACATCCCGCAGGCCACGGCCTCTATGAAACGCGGCGAGTGGGAGAAGAAAAAGTTCCAGGGCACTGAGCTCACCGGTAAGACGCTCGGCATAGTAGGGGTCGGCAACATAGGCTCCATCGTCGCCGCAAGGGCGCAGGGGCTCAAAATGAACGTCGCGGCCTACGACCCCTACATATCCGAAGAGGCCGCCGACAAGCTAGGCATAACGCTCGTCACCCTCGACGAGCTCTATAAAAAGAGCGACTTCATATCCATCCACGTGCCGCGCACCAAGGAGACGGCCAACCTCGTGGACGCCGCCGCGTTCTCGAAGATGAAGAAGGGCGTAAAGCTCATAAACTGCGCCCGCGGCGGGATAGTGAACGAAACGGACCTCTTTGAAGCGATAAAGTCCGGACGGGTAGCAGGAGCGGCGCTCGACGTATTCGACCAGGAGCCGCCCCCGAAGGATAACCCGCTCCTGGCCCTCGACGAGGTGATACTCTCCCCTCACCTCGGCGCGTCCACCCGCGAGGCGCAGGAGAAAGTGGCCGTGGCCATAGCCGAGCAGATAGCCGACTACCTGACAAACGGGACCATAATGAACGCAATAAACGTCCCCTCGGTGCCCGCCGAGCTTCTGGGCTCGCTCGGCCCCTACATAACCCTTGCCGAAAAGCTCGGGAGCTTCCACGGCCAGACCCTCACGGGTGCCGTGGAGGAGATAGCCGTCGAGTACAGCGGCGACGTGGTCGGCTACGACATAGCGCCGGTGACGATAGCCTGCATAAAGGGGCTCCTCGACCAACTCCTCGACCAGCACGTGAACTTCGTGAACGCACCGCTTGTGGCAAGCGAGAGGGGCATAAAGGTCGTGGAGGTGAAGAGCTCGAGGGCCATAGACTTCGCAAGCTCGGTGACCGTGAAGGTAAAGACAAAGGACGGCGAGAGCGTCGTCGAGGGCGCGATATTCGGCAAGTCCGACCTGCGGATCGTGAAGATAGACCACTTCCTCCTCGACGCCGTGCCCGAGGGCTGCCTCCTGATACTCCACAACGCGGACAAGCCGGGGGTCATAGGGGACGTGGGGACGCTGCTCGGCAAAAACAAGGTAAACATAGCGAGGCTGCACCTCGGCAGGGCGGCCGTCGGCGGCGAGGCCGTATCGGTCTGGAACATAGACACCCCGCTTTCGACGGAGCTTACGAAAAAACTACTGAAACTACCCAACATCATCTCTACCAGGATGGTACAGTTGTAATAAGGCCATTATACGTGTGCGTTATACGTGATGCGGAAAATCTTTAAATACGTATAACGCATCACGCACACGCATCACGGCTTTTTAACCCATGAAAATTCCTTCCGACATAACGCTCCCCCGGGGCGCGACGGACATCCTCCCCGATGAGGCCGAGAGGATAAGTGCGGTCGAGGCCGCGGCCCTCAAGGTCTTCAGAAAGTACGGCTTCCAGCGCGTCATAACCCCGCTCCTCGAATACGTGGACGTCCTCTCGCGCGGCATGGACGAGGAGCTCGCCACCAGGGCGGTAAAGTTCATAGAGCCCTCCACCGGCAGGGTCATGGCCGTAAGGCCCGACATAACCCCGCAGATAGCCCGCGTGGTGGCCACCAAGATGAAGGACTCGGAACTGCCCCTGAAACTCTTCTACACCGAAAATGTCGTACGCTACCAGGACCCCGGCGGCACGAAGAGCAGAGAAATACTCCAGGTGGGGACCGAATGGGTCTCGGCCGAACCCTCCCCGGAGACGGACGCGGAGATGATCGTCATGGCCATAGAGGCCCTTAAGGAGACGGGGCTCAGGGAGTTCAAGGTCGATATCGGGGACGTGGGCTTCGTAAAGGCGGTGCTCGACCGCCTCGAGGTAAGCGGGCCGGAGAGAGGGGAGATAAAGGAGGCGGTGGCGAGGAAGGACAACCAGGGGCTCGCCTCCCTGCTCGACCGTCTTGGTAAAAAGGTAGGCAAAGAAGATAAAAACCTCTTGCTGGCCCTTACGACCTTCTACGGAGAGGAAGAAGTCATAGAGAAGGCTAAAACTTTTTCCACCAAAGACCCCGTTGCCGCGGCCGCGCTCGACAATATCGAGAGCGTGCTCGGCATAGTCGCCTCAAGGGGATACAAAGACTACTTGACCATAGACCTCGGCGAGGTCCGCGGGTTCGGCTACTACACGGGCATAATCTTCGAGGGCTTTGCAAAGGGCGTGGGAAAGCCGGTGCTCGGCGGCGGCAGGTACGATACGCTTATCGAGAAGTACGGTTTTCGGGCCGCGTCGACGGGCTTTGCCCTCGACGTGGAGAACATAGTTTCGGCTCTCGGAAGAAGGGGTTAAACGATGTCAAGGAACGTAGTCATAGTCGGCGCCCAGTGGGGGGACGAGGGCAAGGGGAAGATAGTCGACATCCTCTCCGAGTACGCCGACGTCGTGGTCCGCTTCCAGGGGGGCAACAACGCGGGCCATACCATAATGCTCGACAAGGAGAAGTTCGTCCTCCACCTGATCCCCTCCGGCATACTCCATCCGGAGAAGACCTGCGTTATAGGAAACGGGGTGGTGGTGGACCCCGGGGTGCTTCTCGAAGAGATAGAGGCCCTTACCGCCAGGGGCTAC
This window harbors:
- a CDS encoding malate dehydrogenase (Catalyzes the reversible oxidation of malate to oxaloacetate) produces the protein MGRKKITVVGAGHVGAHTALWLAIKEIGDVVLLDIVEGVPQGKSLDLMEAAPVEGFDVRITGTNDYKDTDGSDVVIITAGLPRKPGMSRSDLIETNTKIVKSVVEGIVKHSPDAHLIVVTNPLDVMVYAAWK
- the serA gene encoding phosphoglycerate dehydrogenase, producing the protein MKVLVTDNLSKRAAEILAAAPGIECEVDNTITPEELLERIGDYHALAVRSRTKVTAEVLEKAGNLKVVGRAGIGVDNIDVREATRRGVVVMNTPGGNTVTTAEHAVSMMLALARNIPQATASMKRGEWEKKKFQGTELTGKTLGIVGVGNIGSIVAARAQGLKMNVAAYDPYISEEAADKLGITLVTLDELYKKSDFISIHVPRTKETANLVDAAAFSKMKKGVKLINCARGGIVNETDLFEAIKSGRVAGAALDVFDQEPPPKDNPLLALDEVILSPHLGASTREAQEKVAVAIAEQIADYLTNGTIMNAINVPSVPAELLGSLGPYITLAEKLGSFHGQTLTGAVEEIAVEYSGDVVGYDIAPVTIACIKGLLDQLLDQHVNFVNAPLVASERGIKVVEVKSSRAIDFASSVTVKVKTKDGESVVEGAIFGKSDLRIVKIDHFLLDAVPEGCLLILHNADKPGVIGDVGTLLGKNKVNIARLHLGRAAVGGEAVSVWNIDTPLSTELTKKLLKLPNIISTRMVQL
- the hisZ gene encoding ATP phosphoribosyltransferase regulatory subunit produces the protein MKIPSDITLPRGATDILPDEAERISAVEAAALKVFRKYGFQRVITPLLEYVDVLSRGMDEELATRAVKFIEPSTGRVMAVRPDITPQIARVVATKMKDSELPLKLFYTENVVRYQDPGGTKSREILQVGTEWVSAEPSPETDAEMIVMAIEALKETGLREFKVDIGDVGFVKAVLDRLEVSGPERGEIKEAVARKDNQGLASLLDRLGKKVGKEDKNLLLALTTFYGEEEVIEKAKTFSTKDPVAAAALDNIESVLGIVASRGYKDYLTIDLGEVRGFGYYTGIIFEGFAKGVGKPVLGGGRYDTLIEKYGFRAASTGFALDVENIVSALGRRG
- a CDS encoding alanine--glyoxylate aminotransferase family protein — protein: MKKNHLLTPGPTQVPPEALGAMARPIIHHRTPQFSALFGETAEMLKEVFQTGEDVLILASSGTGAMEGSISNLFSPGDEVIAVNGGKFGERWGKISESHGLKVHWVNVEWGKAVDPGIIEKLLKENAEIRGVLTQASETSTTVAHPIKELAVLTKDRDCLLVVDGITAVGVFDLPMDKWGIDVLVSGSQKAFMLPPGLAFAALSKKAWKFRERSKCPRFYFDFKKERENLAKQTSAYTPAVSLVAGLRESLGIMKAEGIKNVFKRHELLAEATRKAVEALGLKLLAPESPSPAVTGAYLPDGMDGGKFVKYLRDEMGVTIAGGQDHLKGKIIRLSHMGYVDAFDVITGISAVEMGLKKFGHKVSLGKGLAAAEKVLIGGFK